From a single Pseudomonas serboccidentalis genomic region:
- the ppc gene encoding phosphoenolpyruvate carboxylase has translation MTDIDARLREDVHLLGELLGNTIRDQYGEEFLDKIEQIRKGAKADRRGSMDAELSASLNQLSEDELLPVARAFNQFLNLANIAEQYQLIHRREESQPAPFESRVLPELLARLRNEGHSAESLARQLARLEIELVLTAHPTEVARRTLIQKYDAIAAQLAAQDHRDLTSAEREQIQNTLQRLIAEAWHTEEIRRTRPTPVDEAKWGFAVIEHSLWQAIPNHMRKADQALFAATGLRLPLEAAPIRFASWMGGDRDGNPNVTAAVTREVLLLARWMAADLYLRDVDHLAAELSMQQASDALKAQAGDSAEPYRAVLKQLRERLRATRNWAHASLTASTPAPADVLHNNRDLLDPLELCFNSLHECGMGVIADGPLLDCLRRAVTFGLFLVRLDVRQDSTRHSSAMTEITDYLGLGRYEDWDEEQRISFLTRELNNRRPLLPAHFKPSADTAEVLATCKEIAAAPGASLGSYVISMAGAASDVLAVQLLLKESGVLRPMRVVPLFETLADLDNAGPVMERLLLLPGYRARLQGPQEVMIGYSDSAKDAGTTAAAWAQYRAQERLVEICREQQVELLLFHGRGGTVGRGGGPAHAAILSQPPGSVAGRFRTTEQGEMIRFKFGLPDIAEQNLNLYLAAVLEATLLPPPPPTPEWRHLMDELAADGVAAYRAVVRENPQFVEYFRQSTPEQELGRLPLGSRPAKRRAGGIESLRAIPWIFGWTQTRLMLPAWLGWESALSKALERGEGELLGQMREQWPFFRTRIDMLEMVLAKADADIALSYDQRLVEPDLLPLGAQLRDLLSQACAVVLGLTGQSQLLAHSPDTLEFIRLRNTYLDPLHLLQAELLARSRQQNVEQGSPVEQALLVSVAGIAAGLRNTG, from the coding sequence ATGACTGATATTGATGCACGCTTGCGCGAGGACGTTCACCTGCTCGGTGAGCTGTTGGGCAATACCATCCGTGACCAGTACGGCGAGGAGTTTCTCGACAAGATCGAGCAGATTCGCAAGGGCGCCAAGGCTGACCGGCGCGGTTCGATGGACGCCGAGCTGAGCGCCAGCCTCAATCAGTTGAGTGAAGACGAATTGCTCCCGGTGGCGCGGGCGTTCAACCAGTTCCTCAATCTGGCGAACATCGCCGAGCAATATCAGCTGATTCATCGCCGCGAAGAGTCGCAGCCGGCGCCGTTCGAGTCCCGCGTGCTCCCGGAACTGCTCGCCCGCCTGCGCAATGAAGGGCACAGCGCCGAGTCGCTGGCCCGGCAACTGGCGCGTCTGGAAATCGAACTGGTGCTGACTGCGCACCCGACCGAAGTGGCGCGGCGCACGCTGATCCAGAAGTACGATGCGATCGCCGCGCAACTGGCTGCGCAGGATCATCGCGATCTGACCAGCGCCGAGCGCGAACAGATCCAGAACACCCTGCAACGATTGATCGCCGAAGCCTGGCACACCGAAGAAATCCGCCGCACCCGGCCGACCCCGGTCGACGAAGCCAAGTGGGGTTTCGCGGTGATCGAGCATTCGCTGTGGCAGGCAATTCCCAACCACATGCGCAAGGCCGATCAGGCGTTGTTTGCCGCCACCGGCCTGCGTTTGCCGCTGGAGGCGGCGCCGATTCGCTTTGCCTCGTGGATGGGCGGCGACCGCGACGGCAACCCGAACGTCACCGCTGCCGTGACCCGTGAAGTGCTGTTGCTGGCGCGCTGGATGGCCGCCGACCTGTACCTGCGCGATGTCGATCACCTGGCTGCCGAGCTGTCGATGCAGCAGGCCAGCGACGCGCTCAAGGCCCAGGCCGGTGACAGCGCCGAACCTTACCGTGCGGTGCTCAAGCAATTGCGCGAACGCCTGCGCGCCACGCGCAACTGGGCACATGCGTCGTTGACTGCGAGCACGCCGGCCCCGGCCGACGTGTTGCACAACAACCGCGACCTGCTCGATCCGCTGGAGCTGTGCTTCAACTCGCTGCACGAATGCGGCATGGGCGTGATCGCCGACGGGCCGTTGCTCGATTGCCTGCGCCGGGCGGTGACCTTCGGCCTGTTCCTGGTGCGCCTCGATGTGCGGCAGGATTCGACGCGGCACAGCTCGGCGATGACCGAAATCACCGATTACCTCGGCCTTGGTCGCTACGAAGACTGGGACGAAGAACAACGCATCAGCTTTCTCACCCGCGAACTGAACAATCGCCGGCCGTTGCTCCCGGCGCATTTCAAACCGTCCGCCGACACCGCCGAAGTGCTCGCCACCTGCAAGGAAATCGCTGCCGCACCGGGCGCGTCGCTGGGCTCCTACGTGATCTCGATGGCGGGCGCGGCCTCCGACGTTCTGGCCGTGCAACTGCTGCTCAAAGAGTCCGGCGTGCTGCGGCCGATGCGCGTGGTGCCGCTGTTCGAAACCCTAGCGGACCTCGACAACGCCGGGCCGGTCATGGAGCGTCTGTTGCTGCTGCCGGGGTATCGCGCCAGGTTGCAGGGCCCGCAGGAAGTGATGATCGGTTATTCCGACTCGGCCAAGGACGCCGGCACCACCGCTGCGGCGTGGGCGCAATACCGGGCGCAGGAGCGTCTGGTGGAAATCTGTCGCGAACAGCAAGTCGAACTGCTGCTGTTCCACGGTCGCGGCGGCACCGTCGGCCGTGGTGGCGGTCCGGCACACGCGGCGATCCTGTCGCAACCACCGGGGTCGGTGGCGGGGCGCTTCCGCACCACCGAGCAGGGCGAAATGATTCGATTCAAATTCGGTCTGCCGGACATCGCCGAGCAGAACCTCAATCTGTATCTGGCCGCCGTGCTCGAAGCGACGCTGTTGCCACCACCGCCACCGACGCCCGAATGGCGGCACCTGATGGATGAGCTGGCGGCGGATGGGGTTGCCGCGTATCGCGCCGTGGTGCGGGAGAATCCGCAGTTCGTCGAGTACTTCCGCCAGTCCACGCCGGAGCAGGAACTGGGACGCTTGCCCCTCGGCAGCCGTCCGGCCAAGCGCCGCGCCGGCGGCATCGAAAGCCTGCGGGCGATTCCGTGGATTTTCGGCTGGACCCAGACCCGCCTGATGCTGCCGGCCTGGCTCGGTTGGGAAAGCGCGTTGAGCAAGGCGCTGGAGCGTGGCGAAGGCGAACTGCTCGGGCAGATGCGCGAACAGTGGCCGTTCTTCCGCACGCGCATCGACATGCTGGAGATGGTCCTGGCCAAGGCCGACGCCGACATTGCGTTGTCTTACGATCAGCGTCTGGTCGAGCCGGACTTGCTGCCGTTGGGCGCGCAGTTACGCGACCTATTGTCGCAGGCGTGCGCGGTGGTGCTCGGCCTGACTGGCCAGTCGCAACTGCTGGCACATAGCCCGGACACGCTGGAATTCATCCGTCTGCGCAACACTTACCTCGACCCGCTTCATCTATTGCAGGCCGAACTGTTGGCCCGTTCGCGGCAGCAGAATGTCGAGCAGGGCAGCCCGGTGGAGCAGGCGCTGCTGGTGTCTGTGGCGGGGATTGCCGCCGGTTTGCGCAATACCGGCTAA
- the adk gene encoding adenylate kinase encodes MRVILLGAPGAGKGTQAKFITEKFGIPQISTGDMLRAAVKAGTPLGVQAKSIMDAGGLVSDDLIIALVQDRIAQPDCVNGFLFDGFPRTIPQAEALVTAGVELDAVVEIAVEDEEIVQRIAGRRVHEASGRVYHVIYNPPKVAGKDDVTGDDLVQRKDDTEETVRHRLSVYHAQTKPLVNFYKELSAANGKPKYSHIPGVGSVEAITAKVLEALS; translated from the coding sequence ATGCGCGTCATTCTGCTGGGAGCTCCCGGGGCCGGTAAAGGTACTCAGGCTAAGTTCATCACCGAGAAATTCGGCATTCCGCAAATCTCCACCGGCGACATGCTGCGTGCCGCGGTCAAGGCTGGCACTCCACTGGGCGTTCAAGCCAAGAGCATCATGGATGCCGGCGGCCTGGTGTCGGATGACCTGATCATCGCGCTGGTGCAGGATCGCATCGCTCAACCAGACTGCGTCAATGGCTTCCTGTTCGACGGCTTCCCGCGCACCATTCCGCAGGCCGAAGCGTTGGTGACTGCCGGTGTCGAGCTGGACGCTGTGGTTGAAATCGCTGTTGAAGACGAAGAAATCGTGCAGCGTATTGCCGGTCGTCGCGTTCACGAGGCCAGCGGCCGCGTTTACCACGTCATCTACAACCCGCCGAAAGTGGCTGGCAAAGACGACGTCACCGGCGACGATCTGGTGCAGCGCAAGGACGACACCGAAGAAACCGTGCGTCATCGCCTGTCGGTCTATCATGCGCAGACCAAGCCACTGGTGAACTTCTACAAGGAGCTCTCCGCTGCCAACGGCAAGCCGAAGTACAGCCACATTCCGGGCGTTGGTTCGGTTGAAGCGATCACCGCCAAGGTGCTCGAAGCGCTGAGCTGA
- the tsaB gene encoding tRNA (adenosine(37)-N6)-threonylcarbamoyltransferase complex dimerization subunit type 1 TsaB — protein MSTLLALDTATEACSVALLHDGKVTSHYEVIPRLHAQKLLPMIQQLLADAGTTLQAVDAIAFGRGPGAFTGVRIAIGVVQGLAFALDRPVLPVSNLAVLAQRAHREHGVSQVAAAIDARMDEVYWGCYRETAGEMRLVGAEAVLPPEVAALPTDACGEWFGAGTGWGYGERIAVSLSGQDAGMLPHAEDLLTLARFAWERGEAIPADDAQPVYLRDKVATPKAR, from the coding sequence ATGAGCACCTTGCTGGCCCTGGACACCGCGACCGAAGCTTGCTCCGTTGCCTTGCTGCATGACGGCAAGGTCACGAGCCATTACGAGGTGATCCCGCGTCTGCATGCGCAGAAGCTGCTGCCGATGATCCAGCAATTGCTGGCCGACGCCGGCACCACGTTGCAAGCGGTGGACGCGATTGCGTTCGGACGTGGCCCGGGCGCGTTTACCGGTGTGCGGATTGCTATCGGTGTGGTGCAGGGGCTGGCGTTCGCACTGGATCGTCCGGTGCTGCCGGTGTCGAATCTGGCGGTGCTGGCACAGCGTGCGCATCGCGAACATGGCGTGAGCCAGGTCGCGGCGGCCATCGATGCGCGGATGGATGAAGTGTATTGGGGCTGCTACCGCGAGACGGCTGGCGAAATGCGTCTGGTCGGGGCCGAAGCGGTACTGCCGCCAGAAGTCGCAGCGTTACCCACCGATGCCTGCGGCGAGTGGTTCGGTGCGGGCACCGGTTGGGGGTATGGCGAGCGGATCGCGGTCAGTCTGTCCGGTCAGGATGCCGGCATGCTGCCTCACGCTGAAGACCTGCTGACCCTGGCGCGCTTTGCCTGGGAACGCGGTGAGGCGATCCCGGCGGATGATGCGCAACCGGTTTACCTGCGCGATAAAGTCGCCACCCCGAAGGCTCGCTAA
- a CDS encoding DUF72 domain-containing protein, with protein MVLPYYLGCPSWSENAWREYLYPEDAKTSDFLSLYSQVFNAVEGNTTFYASPSPATVQRWAETMPEHFRFTAKFPGDISHSGDLRDQLTAAETFVKLLRPLGERVSPLWLQLSKSFTPHRLPELTAFIDALDRPLAVEVRHEQFFAKGESERLLNRLLLDRGVERICLDPRALFSCLSTESSVIHAQSKKPRVPTRPAAFTQCPQVRFIGHPELEANDPFLVPWVAKIAEWIEEGRTPYIFLHTADNIMAAKLAQRFHAQLMQRLPGLPSLPELYREPAAEQLGLL; from the coding sequence ATGGTGCTGCCTTACTACCTCGGTTGCCCGTCCTGGAGCGAAAACGCCTGGCGCGAGTATCTGTACCCTGAAGACGCCAAGACCTCCGATTTCCTCAGTCTCTACTCCCAAGTGTTCAACGCCGTGGAAGGCAACACGACCTTCTACGCCAGCCCGTCGCCGGCCACCGTGCAGCGTTGGGCCGAGACCATGCCCGAACACTTTCGCTTCACCGCCAAATTCCCCGGCGACATCAGCCACAGCGGTGACCTGCGCGATCAACTGACTGCCGCCGAAACTTTCGTAAAACTCCTCCGCCCGCTCGGCGAACGTGTCTCGCCGCTGTGGCTGCAACTGTCGAAAAGTTTTACCCCGCATCGACTGCCCGAGCTGACCGCGTTCATCGATGCGCTGGACCGGCCACTCGCGGTGGAAGTGCGCCACGAGCAGTTCTTCGCCAAGGGCGAGAGCGAGCGTCTGCTCAATCGGCTGCTGCTGGACCGTGGGGTGGAGCGCATCTGTCTCGATCCGCGCGCGCTGTTCAGTTGCCTGTCGACCGAGTCTTCGGTGATCCACGCGCAATCGAAAAAGCCCCGGGTGCCGACGCGTCCGGCGGCATTCACCCAGTGCCCGCAGGTGCGTTTCATCGGCCATCCCGAGCTTGAGGCCAACGATCCGTTCCTTGTGCCGTGGGTGGCGAAAATCGCCGAGTGGATCGAAGAGGGCCGCACGCCATACATCTTCCTGCACACCGCCGACAACATCATGGCGGCGAAGCTGGCGCAACGTTTCCACGCACAATTGATGCAACGTTTGCCTGGCCTGCCATCCCTGCCTGAGCTATACAGAGAACCCGCCGCCGAGCAACTTGGCCTGCTCTGA
- a CDS encoding isocitrate lyase/PEP mutase family protein yields the protein MDAQARNEQARKAQAFKALHERPGIFVMPNPWDAGSAKMLASLGYQALATTSAGYAFSQGKADGALSLDETLDNVRAIVAATDLPVAVDLENGFADDPAECAKSLLRAAEAGAVGGSIEDATGRADAPIYCFEHAVARIEAAVAAVRTLPFPFTLTARAENYLHGNPDIHDTIRRLQAFAEAGADVLYAPGLRNAEEVLAVVRAVAPKPVNVLMSGGLKLTVQELEEMGVRRISTGSALALAAFGEFFRAAEEIQHSGTFGFTAQSMPYAKANQFFKG from the coding sequence ATGGATGCCCAAGCCCGTAACGAACAAGCCCGCAAAGCCCAAGCCTTCAAAGCCCTGCATGAGCGTCCGGGGATTTTCGTCATGCCCAATCCATGGGATGCAGGTTCGGCGAAGATGCTCGCCAGTCTGGGCTATCAGGCGCTGGCGACCACCAGTGCCGGCTACGCGTTTTCCCAAGGCAAGGCCGACGGCGCCTTGAGTCTCGATGAGACCCTGGACAATGTTCGGGCGATTGTCGCGGCGACCGATCTGCCGGTGGCGGTGGACCTGGAAAACGGTTTCGCCGATGATCCGGCCGAGTGCGCCAAAAGCCTGTTGCGCGCCGCCGAGGCGGGCGCGGTGGGTGGTTCGATCGAGGACGCCACGGGCCGCGCCGACGCGCCGATCTATTGCTTCGAACACGCCGTGGCGCGCATCGAAGCCGCCGTCGCTGCCGTGCGCACGCTGCCATTTCCCTTCACCCTGACCGCCCGCGCGGAAAACTACCTGCACGGCAATCCGGATATTCACGACACCATTCGCCGCTTGCAGGCCTTCGCCGAGGCGGGCGCCGACGTGCTGTACGCGCCGGGTTTACGCAATGCCGAAGAAGTGCTGGCGGTGGTGCGCGCGGTGGCACCGAAACCGGTCAATGTATTGATGTCCGGCGGTTTGAAACTGACGGTGCAGGAGCTGGAAGAAATGGGCGTGCGGCGCATCAGTACCGGTTCGGCATTGGCGCTGGCGGCGTTCGGCGAGTTTTTCCGCGCCGCTGAAGAAATCCAGCACAGCGGCACCTTCGGCTTCACTGCGCAATCGATGCCTTACGCCAAGGCCAACCAGTTCTTCAAAGGCTGA
- a CDS encoding extensin family protein — protein MGRWIALSLLLIIAGAVVSVWRGWLDVPAQWNPWAPLDVKAVPNWLTGFKLMRLRTDPELCAQALSRSDLRVTPQADSPDAKCPLIGAVRVQGGEVALSSSFLASCPLAVAYAMFERHTLQPAAQALYGQPVARVDHLGSFACRNVYNRESGALSRHASADALDIAGVRLADGRSVSVLRDWPKHNQDAQFLRQVRDGACEVFSVVLSPDYNAAHRNHFHVDVGRWSVCR, from the coding sequence ATGGGGCGCTGGATCGCGCTGTCGTTGCTGCTGATCATCGCGGGCGCCGTGGTCAGCGTCTGGCGCGGCTGGCTGGACGTGCCGGCGCAGTGGAACCCGTGGGCGCCATTGGACGTGAAAGCTGTGCCCAACTGGCTGACCGGTTTCAAGCTGATGCGCTTGCGCACTGATCCCGAGTTATGCGCCCAAGCGCTGAGCCGCTCGGACCTGCGCGTCACGCCCCAGGCCGACAGCCCTGACGCCAAGTGCCCGCTGATCGGCGCTGTGCGTGTGCAGGGCGGCGAGGTGGCGCTGAGCAGTAGCTTCCTTGCCAGTTGTCCGCTGGCGGTGGCGTACGCGATGTTCGAACGACATACCCTGCAACCCGCCGCGCAAGCGCTTTACGGCCAGCCTGTGGCGCGTGTCGATCACCTTGGCAGCTTTGCCTGCCGCAATGTCTATAACCGCGAGAGCGGGGCGCTCAGCCGGCATGCCAGTGCCGATGCGCTGGACATCGCCGGTGTTCGTCTGGCGGACGGGCGCAGCGTCAGCGTGCTCAGGGACTGGCCGAAACACAATCAGGACGCGCAGTTTCTGCGTCAAGTGCGCGATGGCGCCTGCGAGGTGTTCAGTGTGGTGTTGAGTCCGGATTACAACGCCGCCCATCGCAACCATTTTCATGTCGATGTCGGGCGCTGGAGCGTGTGTCGCTGA